Genomic segment of Sulfitobacter faviae:
CCCAGCCCGCGTGGCTGGGGCGCCCCCGGGTCTGGAGGTTGAACCGCGCGATGGCGTAGCGCCCGATCACCGCGCCGCCGTCGGGGCGGGCAGGTTCGGGGACGAGGATGTATTTATGGCGCTTCGCCTCCTCTTCGATCAGGCGACGAGTGGCGGGGGTGCCGATCTCCTCATCCGGGGTGAAAAGCACCGTCACCGGCAGCGGCGTCTCGACCCCGGCGGCCTGTAGTTTGCGTAGCGCATCGAGGTAGACGTAGTTGCCGCCTTTCATATCCATCAGACCGGGGCCGTAGCAGATATCGCCTTCGCGTTTGTAAGGCAGGCTCGCCAAGGTGCCGATGGGGTGAACCGTGTCCATATGACCCAAAAGCAGGATGCCCCCCTCGCCCGCGCGGGATGGGGCATCTCAGCGCGCAGGCTGTCGCCCAGCCCCATCGGGCTTGGAATACGCTCCGTCCGCGCGCCCAAGACCGCCAGATCGTGCTGCGCCACATCCATCATCCGGTTCACTGCCGCCCCGTCGAATGTGGGGCTTTCAGTTTCGATCCATGGGCGCAGCCCGGTGAGCATCTCTTCGGTATCAAAAGGCAGATCGAGCGGGTTGGTCATGTTCAATATCCTTTCCTCCGCCGCGCGACAGCGGGCGGTTGGCTTAAATTATATGATTGACGCAAGGGCCTAGCCGCCGACCTTTGGCAGGCGCGTCTCGACAATCCGCGCATAGATCGAGGCACCGACAGGCAGAATGGCGTCGTCCAGCACGAAGCCGGGGTTGTGCAAAGGCACGCTGCCCGCATGGCCCACCCGGCAATAGGCGCCCGGCACGACTTTCAGCATATCGGCGAAATCCTCCGACCCGCTGGCCTGTTCGGTCGAGACATGGGCGTTCTCGCCGCCCACCACGCTGGCCGCCGCTTCGACATAGGAGGTGGTCAGTTCGGGGTCGTTCATCAACACGTCAAAGACATTGCGGATGTCGACTTCGATCTCGATCCCATAGGCGCTGGCCATACCGGCGCAGAGGGCGCGCATCCGGGCCTCGGCCATTTCGATCACATCCTCATGGAAATAACGGATCGTACCCGCGATACTGGCGGTATCCGGCACCACGTTATAGGCCGAGCCCGCGTTGAACTTGGTCACCGAAAGCACGATCGGCTTGGTCGGCGGGGTGTTGCGGCTGACGACGGATTGCAACTGCTGCACCAGCGCCGTGCCGATGACGATGGGATCGCGCGACTGATGCGGCATGGCGGCGTGGCTGCCAGTGCCCTTGACGGTAATGTCAAAGAAGGCCGCCCCGGCCATGGCCGCACCGGGGGTGACATTGACCACGCCCGGCTCTGAGTTTGGATCGTTGTGCATGCCGTAAATCTCGTCGCAGGGGAATTTCTCAAAGAGCCCCTCCTCTAGCATCCGGCGCGCGCCGCCCAAACCTTCCTCGGCGGGTTGAAAGATCAGCACCACCGTACCGTCGAAATCGCGCGTCTCAGCCAGATAACGCGCAGCCCCCAAGAGCATGGTGGTGTGGCCGTCATGGCCGCAGGCATGCATCCGCCCGGGGTTGGTCGAGGCATAGGGCACGCCAGAATCCTCTACAATCGGCAGCGCGTCCATATCCGCGCGTAGCCCGACACGGCGGTTGCCGCCGCCCGCGCCCTTGATGATGCCTACGACCCCGGTGCCACCCAGCCCTTCGTGCACCTCATCCACCCCGTAGGCGCGGAGCTTTTCGGCTACGATGCCCGCGGTACGGACCTCTTCGAACCCCAGTTCGGGATGGGCGTGGATGTCTTGACGGATGGCGGTGAGATCGGCGGCGAAGGCTTCGATCTTGGGAAGGACGGTCATGCGGTGGCTCCTGTCGTCATGGTGGCGCTGCCGAGCGCGCGGTAGTTGGCAAAATCCCAATGGCGGCCCGGGGCCGCTTCGATCAGGTTGCGCGTGTAGTCGTGATGCGGGTTGGCCAGCACATCGCCCGCGGGGCCGTATTCAACAACCTGCCCGCGCTGCATGACCAAGACCTCGTCACAAATCTGCGCGGCGACGCGCAGGTCGTGGGTGATGAAGAGCATGGCCACGCCGAACTTCTCTTGAATGTCATCCAAAAGATCGAGCACCTGCGCCTGCACGCTCACATCAAGAGCCGAGACGGCCTCATCCGCGACGAGCAGATCGGGCTTCATCGCCACCGCCCGCGCGATGGCGATGCGCTGGCGTTGCCCGCCCGAGAATTGATGCGGATAGCGGTCGAGCGCATCGCGCGGCAGGTCCACCAGTTCCATCAGCTCAGCGGCATGGCGCATCGCCTCTTCGCGCGGGGTGCCGAAGTTGATCGGCCCTTCGCAAAGGCTGCGCGCCACGGTCCAGCGCGGATTGAGCGAGCGGTAAGGGTCTTGGAACACGATTTGCAGATGCTTGCGGTGATCGCGGAGCTGACGGCGGGAGAGTTTGGCGATCTCGGTCCCCGCGACATTCACGCTCCCCGCTGTCGGGTCGATCAGCCGCATGATGGCC
This window contains:
- a CDS encoding M20 aminoacylase family protein, with the protein product MTVLPKIEAFAADLTAIRQDIHAHPELGFEEVRTAGIVAEKLRAYGVDEVHEGLGGTGVVGIIKGAGGGNRRVGLRADMDALPIVEDSGVPYASTNPGRMHACGHDGHTTMLLGAARYLAETRDFDGTVVLIFQPAEEGLGGARRMLEEGLFEKFPCDEIYGMHNDPNSEPGVVNVTPGAAMAGAAFFDITVKGTGSHAAMPHQSRDPIVIGTALVQQLQSVVSRNTPPTKPIVLSVTKFNAGSAYNVVPDTASIAGTIRYFHEDVIEMAEARMRALCAGMASAYGIEIEVDIRNVFDVLMNDPELTTSYVEAAASVVGGENAHVSTEQASGSEDFADMLKVVPGAYCRVGHAGSVPLHNPGFVLDDAILPVGASIYARIVETRLPKVGG